In one window of Clupea harengus chromosome 4, Ch_v2.0.2, whole genome shotgun sequence DNA:
- the LOC105897299 gene encoding zinc finger protein 335 isoform X2 encodes MEGSLTRFNYKERGRDNRPRQTAFQLQTLMDSEEIEVESSSDVGPSGREEPSESGMGMESSEAMSADSSDAAAPLAMAPESDCHVGQSSEGIVVFIPETSSSTDVHGVHLPDSSSVAQSTSVSSVSTVTQSVMVSGSAQVVVHSSAVSDGGMMVSDSTASTSSDLGSAIDKIIESTIGPDIMNGCIAVTSAEDGSAETTQYLILQGPDDGAPMVAHMSSSALSSRIAIDALADGPTSTCFDQSDMAEGVRGSSLEPDQPDQTGHCGYPEHEAGSSSSSSSRSNRPDQTGEAQYIECSSEQSDRPRLCRFTDFSVDNSDEPLQGYVECSGTDSSPPQHHTRYVVECSAGYLESSAADDEERPQHSSYISDSSVGGSFSQRGSHYAECVTTAGPDQPGCSHYQDHESTQPDQPQDSEDGPQRSGYMECSTGRGSLYADEGTSQRSLADTAGSSNLPERMDCSESQSGTYISSSGTYSAQPEQEAAPEWSPRGESGQQADGGVVEELGVEGGRRDRAPNLAELEEMMEVVIVQQFKCKMCPYKSVSKDTLINHMRDRHFKPTGPPPKKRGRGRPRRSDAVARQVVAVKVEEPAEEEDDDIVDAGAIDDPEEDSDYSPADKEYRSRQAPPQRQAPSSCPSSSQDRPRRRVGRPKKFGNFYGSQEAESASKTKGSVDPQASEEASSSGLGNGTTSLANGSQAEPGVSQSDSENKDPSSNTGPDEAEFYPRKRGRPSKRFLRKKYRKYINRKYYKSLKPLLRPHNCWICGSRFLSQDDLRFHIESHEGNDPERFKCLQCNYRCKRWSSLKEHMFNHEGIKPYKCDECDYTSVYKKDVIRHSAVHNKDKKKKPDLVPKMSQFPCPICHRVYPMQKRLTQHMKTHSNEKPHVCDKCGKSFKKRYTFKMHLLTHIQSCGNSRYEKTGFKCEFCDYTCDNKKLLLNHQLSHTSDKPFKCDYCKYSTTKEDFLVSHLAIKHTGEKPFSCELCHFMTKHRKNLRLHVQCRHPEAFEEWSQNHPEEPVRRRRRPFFTIQQIEDLKQQHESQGLQNTIVSVDPVTLQAMHSIDNASVAQDAEGNTTIIYEQVGSSDLSAQNALDLLLNMSNARELAGNALQVAVLKPDSKTLEPGTWVETEEGAQAVSLQSQKVVTFHVAENGETLVQEAFEASVGEAGGGEITQIAISAYEESGDFSVVEQAAEEIHSTDPSYSSAEELPTDAQAMEVSSDGVSDSGLLREHKDKFYLSSSLTDGVMQQVELSSEVSGSPCSRQQLNTKRFSCRICMESFHGRSDMENHKRAHIDPSTFKCPDCEFTASSWPEVKAHMALHSYLRPHKCTSCSFASKNKKDLRRHMMTHTNEKPFACDLCGQRFNRNGHLKFHMERLHSQDPPTRRTRPGTSQTIIVNSDEEALATLQSALQAGQTVISSEQLQQALGQDHIIVSQDQSLSDQEEATYIQQITTVDGQTVQHLMTADNQVQYIISQDGVQHLLPQEYVVVSDGNHIQMPDGQIAQIQYEHDGTFLQEQQIALTHDGQIQYVPLSSEQQIVSPEDLEAAAHSAVTAVADAAMAQVQTVYTTEATPEQLEQMQQQGIHYDVITFSED; translated from the exons ATGGAGGGCAGCTTGACTCGTTTCAATTATAAAGAGAGGGGTCGTGATAACAGACCTAGACAGACTGCATTTCAGTTGCAGACGCTG ATGGATTCCGAGGAGATCGAGGTGGAAAGCAGTAGTGATGTGGGCCCCTCAGGACGGGAGGAGCCGTCGGAGAGTGGCATGGGCATGGAATCGTCAGAGGCCATGTCTGCTGACAGCAGCGACGCTGCTGCCCCGCTGGCCATGGCTCCAGAGTCAGACTGCCACGTGGGACAAAGTTCAGAGGGGATTGTG GTGTTCATCCCAGAGACGAGCTCCAGCACAGATGTGCACGGTGTCCACCTGCCTGACTCCTCCTCTGTCGCCCAGTCCACCAGCGTGTCCAGCGTCTCCACGGTGACACAGTCCGTCATGGTGTCCGGGTCGGCCCAGGTGGTGGTGCACTCAAGCGCAGTGTCAGACGGAGGGATGATGGTGTCCGACTCCACAGCCTCCACGTCCTCCGACTTGGGCTCTGCCATTGACAAAATTATCGAGTCCACCATTGGCCCTGACATTATGAATG GATGTATCGCTGTGACGAGTGCAGAAGACGGCAGTGCTGAGACCACACAGTACTTAATCCTACAAGGACCAGATGATG GAGCTCCCATGGTGGCTCATATGTCATCCTCCGCCCTGTCCAGCCGCATTGCCATTGATGCTCTCGCAGACGGACCCACCTCCACCTGCTTTGACCAATCAGACATGGCGGAGGGCGTTCGGGGCAGCAGCCTGGAGCCGGATCAACCGGACCAGACGGGTCACTGTGGCTACCCAGAGCACGAggctggcagcagcagcagcagcagcagccgcagcaacCGACCGGACCAGACCGGGGAGGCGCAGTACATAGAGTGCAGCAGCGAGCAGTCTGATCGTCCCCGGCTGTGTCGCTTCACAGACTTCAGTGTGGACAACTCCGACGAGCCTTTGCAGGGCTACGTCGAGTGCAGTGGCACGGACTCGTCGCCCCCCCAACACCACACCCGCTATGTGGTGGAGTGCAGTGCCGGGTACCTGGAGAGCAGTGCGGCGGACGACGAGGAGCGGCCGCAGCACTCGAGCTACATCAGCGACAGCAGCGTGGGCGGCTCGTTCTCCCAGCGGGGCTCGCACTACGCCGAGTGCGTCACCACGGCAGGCCCCGACCAGCCCGGCTGCTCTCACTACCAGGATCACGAGAGCACCCAGCCGGACCAGCCCCAGGACTCGGAGGACGGGCCGCAGCGTTCAGGGTATATGGAGTGCAGCACGGGCCGGGGTTCCCTGTACGCGGACGAGGGCACGTCGCAGCGCTCCCTGGCTGACACGGCAGGTAGCAGCAACCTGCCCGAGCGGATGGACTGCAGCGAGAGCCAGTCGGGGACGTACATCAGCAGCAGCGGCACCTACTCCGCGCAGCCCGAGCAGGAGGCGGCCCCGGAGTGGTCCCCCCGCGGGGAGTCCGGACAGCAGGCCGACGGCGGAGTGGTGGAAgagctgggggtggaggggggacgCAGGGACCGGGCGCCTAACCTGgcggagctggaggagatgatggaggtggtGATCGTGCAGCAGTTCAAGTGCAAAATGTGCCCCTACAAAAGCGTCTCGAAGGACACACTCATTAACcacatgagagacagacatttCAAGCCCACTG GTCCTCCACCAAAAAAGCGGGGTCGAGGTAGACCTCGGCGCTCTGATGCAGTGGCGCGGCAGGTGGTGGCGGTCAAGGTGGAAGAgccagcagaggaagaggacgatGACATTGTGGACGCTGGCGCTATAGACGACCCTGAAG AGGACAGTGACTACAGTCCCGCAGATAAAGAGTACCGCAGCAGACAGGCTCCACCTCAGCGCCAAGCTCCCTCCTCCTGCCCATCCTCCTCCCAGGACAGACCTCGACGGAGGGTTGGGAGACCAAAGAAATTCGGCAACTTCTACGGCAGTCAGG AAGCAGAGAGTGCGTCTAAAACCAAGGGGAGCGTGGATCCTCAGGCCTCTGAAGAAGCTAGTTCCTCTGGGCTGGGGAATGGAACCACCTCTTTGGCCAATGGGAGCCAAGCTGAACCTGgggtcagccaatcagattccGAGAACAAAGACCCATCATCAAACACCGGGCCTGATGAGGCAGAGTTTTATCCAAGGAAACGTGGTCGGCCCTCCAAGAGGTTTCTGCGGAAGAAATATAGAAAGTACATCAATCGCAA GTATTATAAATCGCTGAAACCCCTCCTGAGACCCCATAACTGCTGGATCTGTggctctcgttttctctctcaagATGACCTCCGATTTCACATTGAATCGCATGAAGGCAACGACCCGGAGCGCTTCAAATGCCTTCAGTGCAACTATCGGTGCAAGCGCTGGTCTTCACTAAAG GAGCACATGTTCAACCATGAGGGAATCAAGCCATATAAATGCGACGAGTGTGACTACACGAGTGTGTACAAGAAGGATGTGATCCGGCACTCAGCTGTTCACAACAAAGACAA GAAAAAGAAGCCAGATTTG GTGCCCAAGATGTCCCAGTTCCCTTGTCCGATATGCCACAGAGTGTACCCCATGCAGAAGCGCCTGACCCAGCACATGAAAACCCACAGCAATGAGAAGCCACACGTGTGCGACAAG TGTGGGAAGTCCTTTAAGAAGCGGTACACTTTTAAAATGCACCTTCTAACTCATATCCAAAGCTGTGGAAACAGCCGGTATGAGAAGACGGG GTTTAAGTGTGAGTTTTGCGACTACACGTGTGACAACAAGAAGCTCCTGCTGAACCACCAGCTGTCTCATACCAGCGACAAGCCCTTCAAATGTGACTACTGCAAATACTCGACTACCAAAGAGGACTTCCTCGTGTCTCACTTGGCCATCAAGCACACGG GAGAGAAGCCCTTCTCGTGTGAACTGTGCCACTTCATGACCAAACACAGGAAGAACCTGCGGCTGCACGTGCAGTGCCGGCACCCGGAGGCGTTCGAGGAGTGGAGCCAGAACCACCCGGAGGAGCCGGTGCGCCGACGCCGCCGGCCCTTCTTCACCATACAGCAGATCGAGGATCTCAAGCAGCAGCACGAGTCCCAGGGCCTCCAGAACACCATC GTGTCGGTGGATCCGGTCACCCTTCAGGCCATGCACAGCATTGACAACGCCTCTGTGGCCCAGGATGCAGAGGGCAACACCACCATCATCTATGAGCAAG TGGGCTCCTCAGACCTGTCGGCCCAGAATGCCCTTGATCTGCTTCTGAACATGAGCAACGCCCGTGAACTCGCGGGAAACGCACTACAG GTTGCGGTGCTAAAGCCGGACAGTAAGACCCTGGAGCCGGGCACGTgggtggagacagaggagggcgCCCAGGCTGTTTCACTGCAGTCCCAGAAGGTGGTGACGTTTCACGTGGCGGAGAACGGGGAGACGCTGGTGCAGGAGGCCTTCGAGGCCAGTGTCGGAGAGGCAGGCGGGGGGGAGATCACCCAGATCGCCATCAGCGCCTACGAGGAATCGGGCGACTTCAGTGTGGTGGAGCAGGCTGCCGAGGAGATCCACAGCACCGACCCATCATACAG CAGTGCAGAGGAACTCCCCACTGACGCTCAGGCCATGGAGGTGAGCAGCGACGGCGTGTCTGACTCAGGACTACTCAGGGAGCACAAAGACAAGTTCTACCTGAGCTCCAGCCTGACCGACGGTGTCATGCAGCAGGTGGAG CTGAGCAGCGAGGTGTCGGGCTCTCCCTGCTCCCGTCAGCAGCTCAACACCAAGAGGTTCTCCTGCCGCATCTGCATGGAGTCCTTCCACGGCCGCTCTGACATGGAGAACCACAAGAGGGCGCACATCGACCCCAGTACCTTCAAGTGTCCCGACTGCGAATTCACCGCCTCCTCCTGGCCAGAGGTCAAG GCTCACATGGCGCTGCACTCCTACCTGCGGCCGCACAAATGCACCAGTTGCAGTTTTGCCTCAAAGAACAAGAAGGACCTTCGGCGTCACATGATGACCCACACCAATGAGAAGCCTTTTGCCTGTGATCTTTGTGGACAGAG GTTTAACCGCAACGGGCACCTAAAGTTCCACATGGAGCGGCTGCACAGCCAGGACCCTCCGACTCGCAGGACCAGGCCGGGCACGTCCCAGACCATCATAGTCAACAGTGACGAGGAGGCCCTGGCCACCCTGCAGT CAGCCTTGCAGGCGGGGCAGACGGTGATCAGCTctgagcagctgcagcaggccCTGGGCCAGGACCACATCATCGTCTCCCAGGATCAGTCACTCTCTGACcag GAGGAAGCCACGTATATCCAGCAGATCACCACTGTGGACGGGCAGACAGTCCAGCACCTTATGACCGCTGATAACCAG GTTCAGtacatcatctcccaggacggAGTCCAGCACCTTCTCCCCCAGGAGTATGTGGTAGTGTCTGACGGCAACCACATTCAG ATGCCAGACGGCCAGATTGCGCAGATCCAGTACGAGCATGACGGCACGTttctgcaggagcagcag ATTGCACTGACTCATGACGGGCAGATTCAGTACGTGCCTCTCAGCTCCGAGCAGCAGATCGTCAGCCCCGAGGACCTGGAGGCTGCGGCACACTCGGCTGTCACAG CTGTTGCAGATGCAGCCATGGCGCAGGTACAGACTGTCTACACCACTGAGGCTACGCCTGAGCAGCTGGAACAGATGCAACAGCAGGGCATCCACTACGACGTCATCACATTCTCTGAGgactag
- the LOC105897299 gene encoding zinc finger protein 335 isoform X1, translating into MEGSLTRFNYKERGRDNRPRQTAFQLQTLMDSEEIEVESSSDVGPSGREEPSESGMGMESSEAMSADSSDAAAPLAMAPESDCHVGQSSEGIVVFIPETSSSTDVHGVHLPDSSSVAQSTSVSSVSTVTQSVMVSGSAQVVVHSSAVSDGGMMVSDSTASTSSDLGSAIDKIIESTIGPDIMNGCIAVTSAEDGSAETTQYLILQGPDDGAPMVAHMSSSALSSRIAIDALADGPTSTCFDQSDMAEGVRGSSLEPDQPDQTGHCGYPEHEAGSSSSSSSRSNRPDQTGEAQYIECSSEQSDRPRLCRFTDFSVDNSDEPLQGYVECSGTDSSPPQHHTRYVVECSAGYLESSAADDEERPQHSSYISDSSVGGSFSQRGSHYAECVTTAGPDQPGCSHYQDHESTQPDQPQDSEDGPQRSGYMECSTGRGSLYADEGTSQRSLADTAGSSNLPERMDCSESQSGTYISSSGTYSAQPEQEAAPEWSPRGESGQQADGGVVEELGVEGGRRDRAPNLAELEEMMEVVIVQQFKCKMCPYKSVSKDTLINHMRDRHFKPTGPPPKKRGRGRPRRSDAVARQVVAVKVEEPAEEEDDDIVDAGAIDDPEEDSDYSPADKEYRSRQAPPQRQAPSSCPSSSQDRPRRRVGRPKKFGNFYGSQEAESASKTKGSVDPQASEEASSSGLGNGTTSLANGSQAEPGVSQSDSENKDPSSNTGPDEAEFYPRKRGRPSKRFLRKKYRKYINRNRYYKSLKPLLRPHNCWICGSRFLSQDDLRFHIESHEGNDPERFKCLQCNYRCKRWSSLKEHMFNHEGIKPYKCDECDYTSVYKKDVIRHSAVHNKDKKKKPDLVPKMSQFPCPICHRVYPMQKRLTQHMKTHSNEKPHVCDKCGKSFKKRYTFKMHLLTHIQSCGNSRYEKTGFKCEFCDYTCDNKKLLLNHQLSHTSDKPFKCDYCKYSTTKEDFLVSHLAIKHTGEKPFSCELCHFMTKHRKNLRLHVQCRHPEAFEEWSQNHPEEPVRRRRRPFFTIQQIEDLKQQHESQGLQNTIVSVDPVTLQAMHSIDNASVAQDAEGNTTIIYEQVGSSDLSAQNALDLLLNMSNARELAGNALQVAVLKPDSKTLEPGTWVETEEGAQAVSLQSQKVVTFHVAENGETLVQEAFEASVGEAGGGEITQIAISAYEESGDFSVVEQAAEEIHSTDPSYSSAEELPTDAQAMEVSSDGVSDSGLLREHKDKFYLSSSLTDGVMQQVELSSEVSGSPCSRQQLNTKRFSCRICMESFHGRSDMENHKRAHIDPSTFKCPDCEFTASSWPEVKAHMALHSYLRPHKCTSCSFASKNKKDLRRHMMTHTNEKPFACDLCGQRFNRNGHLKFHMERLHSQDPPTRRTRPGTSQTIIVNSDEEALATLQSALQAGQTVISSEQLQQALGQDHIIVSQDQSLSDQEEATYIQQITTVDGQTVQHLMTADNQVQYIISQDGVQHLLPQEYVVVSDGNHIQMPDGQIAQIQYEHDGTFLQEQQIALTHDGQIQYVPLSSEQQIVSPEDLEAAAHSAVTAVADAAMAQVQTVYTTEATPEQLEQMQQQGIHYDVITFSED; encoded by the exons ATGGAGGGCAGCTTGACTCGTTTCAATTATAAAGAGAGGGGTCGTGATAACAGACCTAGACAGACTGCATTTCAGTTGCAGACGCTG ATGGATTCCGAGGAGATCGAGGTGGAAAGCAGTAGTGATGTGGGCCCCTCAGGACGGGAGGAGCCGTCGGAGAGTGGCATGGGCATGGAATCGTCAGAGGCCATGTCTGCTGACAGCAGCGACGCTGCTGCCCCGCTGGCCATGGCTCCAGAGTCAGACTGCCACGTGGGACAAAGTTCAGAGGGGATTGTG GTGTTCATCCCAGAGACGAGCTCCAGCACAGATGTGCACGGTGTCCACCTGCCTGACTCCTCCTCTGTCGCCCAGTCCACCAGCGTGTCCAGCGTCTCCACGGTGACACAGTCCGTCATGGTGTCCGGGTCGGCCCAGGTGGTGGTGCACTCAAGCGCAGTGTCAGACGGAGGGATGATGGTGTCCGACTCCACAGCCTCCACGTCCTCCGACTTGGGCTCTGCCATTGACAAAATTATCGAGTCCACCATTGGCCCTGACATTATGAATG GATGTATCGCTGTGACGAGTGCAGAAGACGGCAGTGCTGAGACCACACAGTACTTAATCCTACAAGGACCAGATGATG GAGCTCCCATGGTGGCTCATATGTCATCCTCCGCCCTGTCCAGCCGCATTGCCATTGATGCTCTCGCAGACGGACCCACCTCCACCTGCTTTGACCAATCAGACATGGCGGAGGGCGTTCGGGGCAGCAGCCTGGAGCCGGATCAACCGGACCAGACGGGTCACTGTGGCTACCCAGAGCACGAggctggcagcagcagcagcagcagcagccgcagcaacCGACCGGACCAGACCGGGGAGGCGCAGTACATAGAGTGCAGCAGCGAGCAGTCTGATCGTCCCCGGCTGTGTCGCTTCACAGACTTCAGTGTGGACAACTCCGACGAGCCTTTGCAGGGCTACGTCGAGTGCAGTGGCACGGACTCGTCGCCCCCCCAACACCACACCCGCTATGTGGTGGAGTGCAGTGCCGGGTACCTGGAGAGCAGTGCGGCGGACGACGAGGAGCGGCCGCAGCACTCGAGCTACATCAGCGACAGCAGCGTGGGCGGCTCGTTCTCCCAGCGGGGCTCGCACTACGCCGAGTGCGTCACCACGGCAGGCCCCGACCAGCCCGGCTGCTCTCACTACCAGGATCACGAGAGCACCCAGCCGGACCAGCCCCAGGACTCGGAGGACGGGCCGCAGCGTTCAGGGTATATGGAGTGCAGCACGGGCCGGGGTTCCCTGTACGCGGACGAGGGCACGTCGCAGCGCTCCCTGGCTGACACGGCAGGTAGCAGCAACCTGCCCGAGCGGATGGACTGCAGCGAGAGCCAGTCGGGGACGTACATCAGCAGCAGCGGCACCTACTCCGCGCAGCCCGAGCAGGAGGCGGCCCCGGAGTGGTCCCCCCGCGGGGAGTCCGGACAGCAGGCCGACGGCGGAGTGGTGGAAgagctgggggtggaggggggacgCAGGGACCGGGCGCCTAACCTGgcggagctggaggagatgatggaggtggtGATCGTGCAGCAGTTCAAGTGCAAAATGTGCCCCTACAAAAGCGTCTCGAAGGACACACTCATTAACcacatgagagacagacatttCAAGCCCACTG GTCCTCCACCAAAAAAGCGGGGTCGAGGTAGACCTCGGCGCTCTGATGCAGTGGCGCGGCAGGTGGTGGCGGTCAAGGTGGAAGAgccagcagaggaagaggacgatGACATTGTGGACGCTGGCGCTATAGACGACCCTGAAG AGGACAGTGACTACAGTCCCGCAGATAAAGAGTACCGCAGCAGACAGGCTCCACCTCAGCGCCAAGCTCCCTCCTCCTGCCCATCCTCCTCCCAGGACAGACCTCGACGGAGGGTTGGGAGACCAAAGAAATTCGGCAACTTCTACGGCAGTCAGG AAGCAGAGAGTGCGTCTAAAACCAAGGGGAGCGTGGATCCTCAGGCCTCTGAAGAAGCTAGTTCCTCTGGGCTGGGGAATGGAACCACCTCTTTGGCCAATGGGAGCCAAGCTGAACCTGgggtcagccaatcagattccGAGAACAAAGACCCATCATCAAACACCGGGCCTGATGAGGCAGAGTTTTATCCAAGGAAACGTGGTCGGCCCTCCAAGAGGTTTCTGCGGAAGAAATATAGAAAGTACATCAATCGCAA TAGGTATTATAAATCGCTGAAACCCCTCCTGAGACCCCATAACTGCTGGATCTGTggctctcgttttctctctcaagATGACCTCCGATTTCACATTGAATCGCATGAAGGCAACGACCCGGAGCGCTTCAAATGCCTTCAGTGCAACTATCGGTGCAAGCGCTGGTCTTCACTAAAG GAGCACATGTTCAACCATGAGGGAATCAAGCCATATAAATGCGACGAGTGTGACTACACGAGTGTGTACAAGAAGGATGTGATCCGGCACTCAGCTGTTCACAACAAAGACAA GAAAAAGAAGCCAGATTTG GTGCCCAAGATGTCCCAGTTCCCTTGTCCGATATGCCACAGAGTGTACCCCATGCAGAAGCGCCTGACCCAGCACATGAAAACCCACAGCAATGAGAAGCCACACGTGTGCGACAAG TGTGGGAAGTCCTTTAAGAAGCGGTACACTTTTAAAATGCACCTTCTAACTCATATCCAAAGCTGTGGAAACAGCCGGTATGAGAAGACGGG GTTTAAGTGTGAGTTTTGCGACTACACGTGTGACAACAAGAAGCTCCTGCTGAACCACCAGCTGTCTCATACCAGCGACAAGCCCTTCAAATGTGACTACTGCAAATACTCGACTACCAAAGAGGACTTCCTCGTGTCTCACTTGGCCATCAAGCACACGG GAGAGAAGCCCTTCTCGTGTGAACTGTGCCACTTCATGACCAAACACAGGAAGAACCTGCGGCTGCACGTGCAGTGCCGGCACCCGGAGGCGTTCGAGGAGTGGAGCCAGAACCACCCGGAGGAGCCGGTGCGCCGACGCCGCCGGCCCTTCTTCACCATACAGCAGATCGAGGATCTCAAGCAGCAGCACGAGTCCCAGGGCCTCCAGAACACCATC GTGTCGGTGGATCCGGTCACCCTTCAGGCCATGCACAGCATTGACAACGCCTCTGTGGCCCAGGATGCAGAGGGCAACACCACCATCATCTATGAGCAAG TGGGCTCCTCAGACCTGTCGGCCCAGAATGCCCTTGATCTGCTTCTGAACATGAGCAACGCCCGTGAACTCGCGGGAAACGCACTACAG GTTGCGGTGCTAAAGCCGGACAGTAAGACCCTGGAGCCGGGCACGTgggtggagacagaggagggcgCCCAGGCTGTTTCACTGCAGTCCCAGAAGGTGGTGACGTTTCACGTGGCGGAGAACGGGGAGACGCTGGTGCAGGAGGCCTTCGAGGCCAGTGTCGGAGAGGCAGGCGGGGGGGAGATCACCCAGATCGCCATCAGCGCCTACGAGGAATCGGGCGACTTCAGTGTGGTGGAGCAGGCTGCCGAGGAGATCCACAGCACCGACCCATCATACAG CAGTGCAGAGGAACTCCCCACTGACGCTCAGGCCATGGAGGTGAGCAGCGACGGCGTGTCTGACTCAGGACTACTCAGGGAGCACAAAGACAAGTTCTACCTGAGCTCCAGCCTGACCGACGGTGTCATGCAGCAGGTGGAG CTGAGCAGCGAGGTGTCGGGCTCTCCCTGCTCCCGTCAGCAGCTCAACACCAAGAGGTTCTCCTGCCGCATCTGCATGGAGTCCTTCCACGGCCGCTCTGACATGGAGAACCACAAGAGGGCGCACATCGACCCCAGTACCTTCAAGTGTCCCGACTGCGAATTCACCGCCTCCTCCTGGCCAGAGGTCAAG GCTCACATGGCGCTGCACTCCTACCTGCGGCCGCACAAATGCACCAGTTGCAGTTTTGCCTCAAAGAACAAGAAGGACCTTCGGCGTCACATGATGACCCACACCAATGAGAAGCCTTTTGCCTGTGATCTTTGTGGACAGAG GTTTAACCGCAACGGGCACCTAAAGTTCCACATGGAGCGGCTGCACAGCCAGGACCCTCCGACTCGCAGGACCAGGCCGGGCACGTCCCAGACCATCATAGTCAACAGTGACGAGGAGGCCCTGGCCACCCTGCAGT CAGCCTTGCAGGCGGGGCAGACGGTGATCAGCTctgagcagctgcagcaggccCTGGGCCAGGACCACATCATCGTCTCCCAGGATCAGTCACTCTCTGACcag GAGGAAGCCACGTATATCCAGCAGATCACCACTGTGGACGGGCAGACAGTCCAGCACCTTATGACCGCTGATAACCAG GTTCAGtacatcatctcccaggacggAGTCCAGCACCTTCTCCCCCAGGAGTATGTGGTAGTGTCTGACGGCAACCACATTCAG ATGCCAGACGGCCAGATTGCGCAGATCCAGTACGAGCATGACGGCACGTttctgcaggagcagcag ATTGCACTGACTCATGACGGGCAGATTCAGTACGTGCCTCTCAGCTCCGAGCAGCAGATCGTCAGCCCCGAGGACCTGGAGGCTGCGGCACACTCGGCTGTCACAG CTGTTGCAGATGCAGCCATGGCGCAGGTACAGACTGTCTACACCACTGAGGCTACGCCTGAGCAGCTGGAACAGATGCAACAGCAGGGCATCCACTACGACGTCATCACATTCTCTGAGgactag